A genome region from Labrys wisconsinensis includes the following:
- a CDS encoding Lrp/AsnC family transcriptional regulator, with translation MPDQALTAIDARILAALQDEGRLTNQDLAERVGMSTSPCWRRVRQMEEQGLIQGYRAMLDRRRIGLGVLAFVRVKIDSHSESEAHAFERDVLQLDDVVACYSIAGDADFLLQVASRDLDTYADFAMAVIRRLPGIKEMQTMFVLKEIKPFAGLPVTRPLP, from the coding sequence ATGCCGGATCAGGCTCTGACCGCGATCGATGCGCGAATCCTTGCGGCCTTGCAGGACGAGGGCCGGCTGACCAACCAGGACCTCGCCGAGCGCGTCGGGATGTCGACCTCGCCCTGCTGGCGCCGCGTGCGGCAGATGGAGGAGCAGGGCCTCATCCAGGGCTACAGGGCCATGCTCGACCGCCGTCGCATCGGCCTCGGCGTGCTCGCCTTCGTACGGGTGAAGATCGACAGCCACAGCGAGAGCGAGGCGCACGCCTTCGAGCGCGACGTTCTGCAGCTCGACGATGTCGTCGCCTGCTACAGCATCGCCGGCGACGCGGACTTCCTGCTGCAGGTCGCCTCCCGCGACCTCGACACCTATGCCGACTTCGCCATGGCGGTGATCCGCCGCCTGCCCGGCATCAAGGAGATGCAGACCATGTTCGTGCTCAAGGAGATCAAGCCGTTCGCCGGCCTGCCGGTGACGCGCCCGCTGCCGTGA